A genomic stretch from Flavobacterium humidisoli includes:
- a CDS encoding ribonucleotide-diphosphate reductase subunit beta produces the protein MSQIEPILQENKNRFVIFPIKHHDIWEWYKKMEASFWTAEEIDLHQDLTDWNNKLNDDERYFIKHILAFFAASDGIVNENLAENFVNEVQYAEAKFFYGFQIMMENIHSETYSLLIDTYVKDEAEKAELFNALEVFPAIGKKAEWALKWIESDSFAERLIAFAAVEGIFFSGAFCSIYWLKKRGLMPGLTFSNELISRDEGVHCDFAVHLHNHHLVNKVPKERIKEIIVDALDIERQFVTESLPVSLIGMNAGLMTQYLEFVADRLLVELGCERVYGSANPFDFMDMISLQGKTNFFEKRVAEYQKSGVMNNDSDAQKISFDADF, from the coding sequence ATGTCACAAATCGAACCAATATTACAAGAAAATAAAAATCGCTTCGTTATTTTTCCGATTAAGCATCATGATATTTGGGAGTGGTATAAGAAGATGGAAGCAAGTTTTTGGACTGCAGAAGAAATCGACTTGCACCAAGATTTGACAGACTGGAATAATAAATTGAATGACGACGAAAGATATTTTATTAAACATATCTTGGCATTCTTTGCTGCTTCCGACGGAATCGTAAACGAAAACTTGGCTGAGAACTTTGTAAACGAAGTTCAATATGCTGAAGCGAAGTTTTTCTATGGTTTCCAAATTATGATGGAAAATATTCATAGTGAAACGTATTCTTTATTGATTGACACTTATGTGAAAGATGAAGCAGAAAAAGCAGAATTGTTTAATGCTTTGGAAGTTTTCCCAGCAATTGGTAAAAAAGCAGAATGGGCTTTAAAATGGATCGAGTCAGATTCATTTGCAGAAAGACTTATTGCTTTTGCCGCAGTTGAAGGAATCTTTTTCTCTGGAGCCTTCTGTTCAATTTATTGGTTGAAAAAACGCGGTTTAATGCCAGGTTTAACTTTCTCTAATGAATTGATTTCGCGTGACGAAGGCGTACATTGTGATTTTGCAGTTCACTTGCATAATCACCACTTGGTAAACAAAGTGCCAAAAGAAAGAATTAAAGAAATTATTGTCGATGCCTTAGATATCGAAAGACAGTTTGTTACAGAATCTCTTCCGGTAAGTTTAATTGGTATGAACGCTGGGTTAATGACACAGTACTTAGAGTTCGTTGCTGATAGATTATTAGTAGAGTTAGGATGCGAGCGCGTTTACGGATCAGCGAATCCATTCGATTTCATGGACATGATTTCTCTTCAAGGAAAAACTAATTTCTTTGAAAAACGTGTTGCAGAGTATCAAAAGTCAGGTGTTATGAACAATGACAGTGATGCTCAAAAAATTTCATTCGATGCAGATTTTTAG
- a CDS encoding DUF3109 family protein: protein MFQLGKTIISEDILEKEFVCNLSACKGACCVDGDAGAPLNEAETKILEEIYPKVKPFLRKEGIDAIEAQGTWVKGTDGDLETPLIDNKDCAYVIFDGKTALCGIEQAYNQGIVDWKKPVSCHLYPIRVKDFTEFAAVNYDKWDICDDACSLGKELEVPVYKFVKEALIRRFGEDWYLELEKVAEELKNS from the coding sequence ATGTTTCAGTTAGGTAAAACTATTATTTCAGAAGATATTCTGGAAAAAGAATTTGTGTGTAACTTGTCTGCTTGTAAAGGAGCTTGTTGTGTTGATGGAGATGCGGGGGCGCCTTTGAATGAGGCTGAAACTAAAATCTTAGAAGAAATTTATCCGAAAGTAAAACCTTTCTTGAGAAAAGAGGGGATTGATGCAATCGAAGCTCAAGGTACTTGGGTAAAAGGAACCGATGGTGATCTTGAAACACCGCTTATTGATAATAAAGATTGCGCTTACGTAATTTTTGACGGAAAAACTGCTCTTTGCGGAATTGAGCAAGCTTATAATCAAGGAATCGTTGACTGGAAAAAACCAGTCTCTTGTCATTTATATCCAATTCGTGTAAAAGACTTCACAGAATTTGCCGCGGTCAATTATGATAAATGGGACATCTGCGATGATGCTTGTTCGTTAGGTAAAGAGTTAGAAGTTCCAGTTTACAAATTTGTAAAAGAAGCGCTGATTAGACGCTTTGGCGAAGATTGGTATTTGGAGCTAGAAAAAGTAGCCGAAGAACTCAAAAATTCATAA
- a CDS encoding MarC family protein — protein MLEIDFKEIITVSMVLFAVIDIVGSIPIIVNLRAKVGHIESEKASIVAGAIMIVFLFVGEGLLNLIGIDVHSFAVAGSFVLFFLALEMILGIRIYRDEEPGSASIVPLAFPLIAGAGTMTTLLSLRSQFHTINIIIAIVLNIILVYIVLKSSKKIENLLGENGLGVVRKTFGVILLAIAVKLFAANVKGLFV, from the coding sequence ATGTTAGAAATCGATTTTAAAGAAATCATTACCGTTAGTATGGTGCTTTTTGCCGTAATTGATATTGTTGGTTCAATTCCGATTATTGTGAATTTAAGAGCTAAGGTTGGACACATCGAATCTGAAAAAGCTTCTATTGTTGCCGGAGCTATTATGATTGTTTTTCTTTTTGTTGGAGAAGGTTTACTAAACTTAATTGGCATTGACGTTCACTCGTTTGCCGTTGCAGGATCCTTCGTTTTATTCTTTCTGGCTTTAGAAATGATTTTAGGAATCAGAATCTACCGCGACGAAGAACCAGGATCTGCCTCTATCGTACCTTTGGCTTTCCCGCTAATTGCTGGAGCAGGAACAATGACGACTTTATTATCGCTTCGATCTCAATTTCACACCATTAATATCATCATCGCGATTGTACTAAATATCATCTTGGTTTACATCGTCTTGAAATCTTCTAAAAAAATCGAAAATCTATTGGGAGAAAACGGACTTGGAGTAGTTCGCAAGACATTTGGAGTAATACTTTTGGCAATTGCTGTTAAATTATTCGCTGCTAATGTTAAAGGTTTGTTTGTCTAA
- a CDS encoding FAD-dependent oxidoreductase, with protein sequence MFDVLIIGGGVSGMSCALVLGSAKNKTFVTDKKIGIFTHQKNSSLQEAIFYNAYGITPGKLGSELLTESTQDLARTYPHITQIPNEKVMKIEGSYPEFTVVTNKNSYQTKNIVVGIGSANTFDIEGLIQFVEPHKKALPEKQRIQLKNDDHKVADGIYVIGTLAGWRSQLAIAAGSGAAVATDILTLWNNGTQTHAHDSIR encoded by the coding sequence ATGTTTGATGTTTTAATTATCGGAGGAGGAGTATCTGGAATGTCATGTGCTCTTGTCTTAGGATCCGCAAAAAACAAAACCTTTGTTACTGATAAAAAAATCGGAATTTTTACCCATCAGAAAAATTCTTCTTTACAAGAAGCAATATTTTATAACGCTTACGGAATTACACCAGGAAAATTAGGTTCTGAACTTTTAACCGAAAGCACACAGGATTTAGCTAGAACTTACCCGCACATTACTCAGATTCCAAATGAAAAAGTAATGAAAATTGAGGGCAGTTATCCTGAATTTACTGTTGTAACCAACAAAAATTCATACCAAACAAAAAATATCGTGGTCGGAATTGGTTCTGCCAATACTTTCGACATTGAAGGTTTAATACAATTTGTTGAACCTCACAAAAAAGCGCTTCCAGAAAAACAGCGTATTCAGCTTAAAAATGACGACCATAAAGTGGCTGATGGCATTTATGTAATTGGGACTTTAGCGGGCTGGAGAAGTCAATTGGCCATTGCGGCCGGAAGTGGCGCTGCTGTAGCAACAGATATTCTTACTTTATGGAATAACGGCACGCAAACTCACGCGCACGATAGTATTCGATAA
- a CDS encoding nuclear transport factor 2 family protein: MKIETVVNAEIELLTAIKKSDVLALETILHDDLLFNMPDGQTITKDLDLQTYRSGKIKIDSLEGSDQIVNIIGDSAVVTVTIALNGTYDNTPINGVFKYIRVWKKIGKNLKVIAGSCVQLA; the protein is encoded by the coding sequence ATGAAAATAGAAACCGTTGTTAATGCAGAAATCGAACTTTTAACTGCTATTAAAAAATCGGATGTTTTGGCTTTGGAAACCATCCTTCATGATGATTTATTATTCAACATGCCAGATGGACAAACTATCACTAAAGATTTAGATTTACAGACATATCGTTCTGGAAAGATTAAAATTGATTCTTTGGAAGGTTCTGATCAAATTGTTAACATAATTGGTGATTCGGCTGTAGTTACTGTTACAATTGCTTTAAATGGAACTTATGATAACACCCCGATTAATGGAGTTTTCAAATACATAAGAGTTTGGAAAAAAATAGGGAAAAATCTAAAAGTTATTGCAGGAAGCTGCGTTCAGTTGGCATAA
- a CDS encoding S41 family peptidase → MKFNSKYLPIVIGATFALGTIAGSLMNAPASDQLLAKNYSKTKLNKLIDFINTEYVDSVNTDSIVNLTVDNILSKLDPHSVYIPPSEQAEVAESMKGDFVGIGINFYMYKDSVAIIKPVENGPSAKAGIKSGDRILFAGKTKLYGRKLPSDSLFSKLKGLQGSEIELTVFRKSEQKKLKFKVKRDIIPIKSVDASLLIGNSVGYIKINRFAETTFNEFKTGLTRLKQKGIQSLVVDLRDNGGGYMEEAIAIADEFLKDKQLIVFTKSKNGSTEKTYATKSGSFETGKVYVLINENSASASEILAGAIQDNDRGTIVGRRSFGKGLVQREMDFNDGSAVRLTVARYYTPTGRSIQKPYKKGNEEYFKESESRIATGEFYAKDSIKVADSLKFKTPKGKIVYGGGGIVPDVFVPLEAEHGNENVAYLLQTGIVGHFVFEELDKNRNAFAGDSFTDFLAKMKNSDLYFKKFKNYILMTGLDLKMDKTKALVNRHITAEFARQLYGELYYYDVILKEDAMINTILTPKK, encoded by the coding sequence ATGAAATTTAACTCAAAATATTTGCCAATAGTAATTGGAGCAACTTTTGCTCTTGGAACCATTGCCGGAAGCCTGATGAATGCTCCCGCAAGCGATCAGCTTTTGGCTAAAAATTACTCTAAAACCAAACTAAATAAGCTTATTGATTTTATTAACACAGAATATGTTGATAGCGTCAATACCGATTCGATTGTAAATCTTACGGTCGATAATATTCTTTCCAAATTAGATCCGCATTCGGTTTATATTCCGCCAAGCGAACAAGCTGAGGTCGCTGAAAGCATGAAAGGTGATTTCGTGGGAATCGGAATTAATTTTTATATGTATAAAGATTCGGTTGCCATTATAAAACCAGTCGAAAACGGGCCTTCGGCAAAAGCGGGAATAAAATCGGGAGATCGTATTTTATTTGCAGGAAAAACTAAATTATATGGTAGAAAACTGCCTTCAGATAGTTTGTTTTCTAAATTAAAAGGTCTTCAAGGTTCAGAAATCGAGCTGACTGTTTTTAGAAAATCAGAACAAAAGAAACTTAAGTTTAAAGTTAAACGAGACATTATTCCAATTAAAAGTGTAGATGCATCTTTACTAATTGGAAATAGTGTAGGTTATATCAAAATTAACCGTTTTGCTGAAACTACATTCAATGAGTTTAAAACGGGTTTAACGAGATTAAAACAAAAAGGAATTCAATCGCTTGTAGTCGACCTTCGTGATAATGGAGGAGGTTATATGGAAGAAGCAATTGCCATTGCAGACGAATTCTTAAAAGACAAACAATTGATTGTTTTTACGAAAAGCAAAAATGGCTCTACTGAAAAGACATACGCTACAAAATCAGGAAGTTTTGAAACGGGAAAAGTCTATGTTTTAATTAATGAAAATAGCGCTTCTGCAAGTGAAATTTTGGCTGGAGCAATTCAAGATAATGACCGCGGAACAATTGTTGGACGCCGTTCTTTCGGAAAAGGTCTAGTTCAAAGAGAAATGGATTTTAACGATGGCTCTGCCGTGAGATTGACAGTGGCGCGTTATTATACGCCAACCGGAAGATCAATTCAGAAACCATATAAAAAAGGAAACGAAGAATATTTTAAAGAATCTGAATCTAGAATTGCTACTGGAGAATTTTATGCAAAAGACAGCATAAAAGTGGCAGATTCCTTAAAATTCAAAACACCGAAAGGTAAAATAGTGTACGGCGGTGGCGGAATTGTTCCAGATGTTTTTGTTCCTTTAGAAGCAGAGCACGGGAATGAAAATGTTGCTTATTTGCTGCAGACGGGAATTGTTGGCCATTTTGTTTTTGAAGAATTAGATAAAAATAGAAATGCTTTTGCAGGGGATAGTTTTACTGATTTTTTAGCTAAAATGAAAAACTCAGATTTGTATTTCAAAAAATTCAAGAATTATATCTTGATGACGGGTCTGGATTTAAAAATGGATAAAACAAAAGCACTTGTCAACCGTCATATTACGGCTGAATTTGCCCGACAGCTTTATGGAGAATTGTACTATTATGATGTGATCTTAAAAGAAGATGCCATGATAAATACAATTCTGACTCCGAAGAAATAA
- a CDS encoding deoxycytidylate deaminase — MEVKKRNKYDKAYLRIAKEWSLLSYCKRKQVGAIIVKDRMIISDGYNGTPSGFENCCEDEDGLTRWDVLHAEANAILKVARSTQSCEGATLYITLSPCKECSKLIHQSGIKRVVYKDGYRDDSGIQFLIKAGVEVEHIPVLEE, encoded by the coding sequence ATGGAAGTAAAAAAACGGAATAAATACGATAAAGCATATCTGCGAATTGCAAAAGAGTGGAGCCTGCTTTCTTATTGTAAACGTAAACAAGTCGGTGCTATTATTGTAAAAGACAGAATGATTATTTCTGATGGTTATAATGGAACACCTTCTGGATTTGAAAATTGCTGCGAAGACGAAGACGGATTAACACGCTGGGATGTTTTACATGCCGAAGCAAATGCAATCCTGAAAGTAGCTAGATCAACGCAGTCTTGCGAAGGCGCAACATTGTATATCACGCTTTCGCCTTGCAAAGAATGCAGTAAATTAATACATCAGTCGGGAATAAAAAGAGTGGTGTACAAAGATGGATATCGTGATGATTCAGGAATTCAATTTTTAATAAAAGCAGGCGTAGAAGTAGAACATATTCCTGTTTTAGAAGAGTAA
- a CDS encoding HupE/UreJ family protein: protein MSQFWIYFQIGLKHVLDINAYDHVLFLIALTVSYLFKDWKRIFLLVSLFTIGHTLALVLSVYGIIAIKVDVVEFLIPITILVTALYHLFTAGKTSKNDGVNLVFFITLFFGIIHGLGFSNYFKTILGGSATSKLLPLGEFALGIEAAQLVVVFVVLVISYIVQTVFRFSKRDWALVMSAFIIGVVIPMIIESPIWNR from the coding sequence ATGTCACAATTTTGGATTTATTTTCAAATAGGATTAAAACACGTTTTAGATATCAATGCTTACGATCACGTTCTTTTTTTAATCGCCTTAACCGTCTCGTATCTATTTAAAGATTGGAAAAGAATTTTTTTACTGGTTTCTCTTTTTACAATTGGTCATACTCTGGCTTTAGTTCTTTCCGTTTACGGAATAATTGCCATAAAAGTAGATGTTGTAGAATTCCTGATTCCGATTACAATTTTGGTAACCGCTCTTTATCATTTATTTACGGCTGGAAAGACCTCAAAAAATGATGGCGTAAATCTAGTATTTTTCATAACTTTATTCTTTGGAATTATTCATGGCTTAGGTTTTTCTAATTATTTCAAAACAATATTAGGAGGTTCTGCAACCTCAAAATTGTTACCTTTGGGAGAGTTTGCCCTAGGAATAGAAGCTGCTCAGTTGGTGGTAGTTTTTGTTGTGTTGGTAATTTCATATATAGTGCAGACTGTTTTCCGTTTTTCAAAACGTGACTGGGCACTTGTAATGTCGGCTTTTATTATTGGAGTTGTAATTCCGATGATTATTGAAAGCCCAATTTGGAACAGATAA
- a CDS encoding TerB family tellurite resistance protein, protein MSFSELFDSEFKQRNKGHFSAIVRVALADGVVYPEEKAFLDKLASRLEITESEYEEILSDPLKYPINPPYSYVQRLERLYDLTRMVHVDHHLEDKQEVLLKKISVALGFTPSNVDYIIAKALSLVDKKVDADTFIYEMQHMHK, encoded by the coding sequence ATGTCATTTTCAGAATTATTTGATAGCGAATTCAAGCAAAGAAACAAAGGACACTTTTCTGCTATTGTTCGCGTAGCTTTAGCAGATGGAGTTGTATATCCAGAAGAAAAAGCCTTTTTAGACAAACTTGCTTCTCGTTTAGAAATTACAGAATCGGAATACGAAGAAATTCTTAGCGATCCATTAAAATATCCTATTAATCCACCGTATTCTTATGTTCAGCGTTTAGAGCGTTTATACGATTTAACAAGAATGGTGCATGTTGATCATCATCTTGAAGACAAACAAGAAGTGCTTCTAAAAAAGATAAGTGTTGCCCTTGGGTTTACACCAAGCAACGTAGATTATATTATTGCAAAAGCATTGTCTTTGGTTGACAAAAAAGTCGATGCAGATACTTTTATCTACGAAATGCAACACATGCATAAATAA
- the fbp gene encoding class 1 fructose-bisphosphatase yields MEERNKTLGEFIIEHQKAFQYSSGELSRIINSIRLAAKVVNHKVNQAGLVDIIGAAGEQNVQGEDQQKLDVYANEVFIQTLINREIVCGIASEENDDFITVQGSDNCHNNKYVILMDPLDGSSNIDVNVSVGTIFSVFRRITPIGTPVTSEDFLQPGINQVAAGYVIYGTSTMLVYTTGHGVNGFTLNPAIGTFYLSHPNMRFPKNGNIYSVNEGNYVHFPQGVKNYIKYCQREEEDRPYTSRYIGSLVADFHRNMIKGGVYIYPTSSKAPKGKLRLLYECNPMAFLAEQAGGKATDGFGRIMEIQPTELHQRVPFFCGSYNMVEKAEEFMAEAN; encoded by the coding sequence ATGGAAGAACGCAATAAAACACTGGGAGAGTTTATTATTGAGCACCAAAAAGCATTTCAGTATTCGTCGGGAGAACTTTCCCGAATTATTAACTCGATTCGTTTGGCAGCAAAGGTTGTCAATCATAAAGTTAATCAAGCAGGTTTAGTAGACATTATTGGCGCCGCTGGCGAGCAGAATGTTCAAGGAGAAGACCAGCAAAAATTAGATGTCTATGCAAACGAAGTATTTATCCAGACGTTAATAAACCGTGAGATTGTCTGTGGTATTGCTTCTGAAGAAAACGACGATTTTATTACAGTTCAGGGGAGCGACAACTGTCATAATAATAAGTACGTGATCTTAATGGATCCGCTTGACGGATCTTCAAACATTGATGTAAATGTTTCTGTGGGAACTATTTTTTCTGTTTTCAGAAGAATTACTCCAATAGGAACCCCGGTAACTAGCGAGGATTTTTTACAGCCGGGAATCAATCAAGTTGCAGCAGGCTATGTAATTTATGGAACTTCTACAATGCTTGTTTATACAACTGGACATGGGGTGAATGGTTTTACACTAAATCCTGCGATTGGTACATTTTACCTTTCGCACCCAAACATGAGATTTCCAAAAAATGGAAATATTTACTCGGTAAACGAGGGGAATTATGTTCATTTTCCGCAGGGCGTAAAAAATTACATTAAATACTGCCAGCGTGAAGAAGAAGACAGACCGTACACTTCGAGATACATCGGCAGTTTGGTAGCCGATTTTCATCGAAATATGATTAAAGGCGGTGTCTACATTTATCCAACAAGTTCAAAAGCACCAAAAGGGAAATTACGTTTGTTATATGAATGTAATCCGATGGCGTTTTTAGCAGAACAAGCAGGAGGAAAAGCAACAGATGGTTTTGGAAGAATTATGGAAATCCAACCGACAGAACTGCATCAAAGAGTGCCTTTCTTTTGCGGAAGCTATAATATGGTAGAAAAAGCAGAGGAATTTATGGCTGAGGCGAATTAA
- a CDS encoding GNAT family N-acetyltransferase, whose translation MNIRKGNPEDMKSVLELIQELAIFEKEPDAVVITEEDLIRDGFGEKPLFHVFVAEIENEEKQKEIVGIALYYYRYSTWKGKTIHLEDLIVKEKMRGTGLGSALYAEIMKQGKRDNVRRVEWNVLAWNTPAVNFYKNSGAKILEDWQVVQMDEAGVNSFLEKL comes from the coding sequence ATGAATATTAGAAAAGGAAATCCTGAAGACATGAAATCGGTGTTAGAGCTTATTCAGGAGCTGGCTATATTCGAAAAAGAGCCTGATGCGGTTGTCATTACTGAGGAAGATTTAATACGCGATGGTTTTGGTGAAAAGCCATTATTTCACGTTTTTGTAGCAGAAATCGAAAACGAAGAAAAACAGAAAGAAATTGTTGGAATTGCATTGTATTATTATCGCTATTCTACCTGGAAAGGAAAGACCATTCATCTCGAAGATTTGATTGTAAAAGAAAAGATGCGTGGGACAGGTTTAGGTTCTGCTCTTTATGCCGAAATCATGAAACAAGGAAAAAGAGATAATGTTAGAAGAGTAGAGTGGAATGTTTTGGCATGGAATACACCAGCAGTTAATTTTTACAAGAATTCTGGCGCCAAAATTCTAGAAGACTGGCAAGTGGTTCAAATGGATGAAGCAGGCGTTAATTCGTTCTTAGAAAAATTATAA
- a CDS encoding aspartate kinase produces the protein MRVFKFGGASVKDADGIKNVYDVLQKVGYEDVILVVSAMGKTTNALEVVIKNYFEKSTELNSSVQEIKKYHNQILLDLFEDENHAVFAAVNAQFAELEYFLAHNKSPNYNFVYDQVVSFGELISTNILSHFMNFMGIQTQWLDVRNFIKTNANYRDAEVDWETTQQNISKNVPRKQLNITQGFLGADENNFTTTLGREGSDYTAGIFAYCLNAESVTIWKDVPGVMNADPRYFENASLLNQISYREAIELAFYGATVIHPKTLQPLQKKEIPLYVKSFINPLLKGTCVSKGVDLEPQYPCFIVKREQLLISLSSIDFSFIMEENISEIFGLFHEFKIKVNLIQNSAISFSVCVEDKFGNFPELNAILSKKFKVEYSENVTLYTIRHFTEEAAQTVEANKEVLLKQVSRETMQIVTKELI, from the coding sequence ATGAGAGTATTTAAATTTGGAGGAGCATCGGTAAAAGATGCAGATGGAATTAAAAACGTATACGACGTTTTACAAAAAGTAGGTTACGAAGATGTAATTCTTGTAGTTTCGGCTATGGGAAAAACAACAAATGCTCTTGAAGTGGTAATCAAGAATTACTTTGAAAAATCGACAGAATTGAATTCTTCTGTTCAGGAAATCAAAAAATATCATAATCAGATCTTATTGGATTTGTTTGAAGATGAAAATCATGCCGTTTTTGCAGCTGTAAATGCACAGTTTGCTGAACTAGAATATTTCTTAGCACATAATAAATCTCCAAATTACAACTTTGTTTACGATCAGGTTGTAAGTTTTGGTGAGTTGATTTCGACTAATATTTTAAGTCATTTTATGAATTTCATGGGAATTCAGACGCAATGGCTTGACGTTCGTAATTTTATCAAAACGAATGCAAACTACAGAGATGCAGAAGTTGATTGGGAAACTACGCAGCAAAACATCAGCAAAAATGTACCTAGAAAACAATTAAATATTACACAAGGATTTTTAGGTGCCGACGAAAATAACTTTACTACAACTCTTGGCCGTGAAGGTTCTGATTATACTGCTGGAATTTTTGCTTATTGCTTAAATGCTGAAAGTGTAACGATCTGGAAAGATGTTCCTGGAGTTATGAATGCCGATCCGCGTTATTTTGAAAACGCAAGTTTGTTAAACCAGATTTCGTACCGTGAAGCTATCGAATTGGCATTTTACGGAGCAACGGTTATTCACCCAAAAACATTACAGCCGTTACAGAAAAAAGAAATTCCATTATACGTAAAATCGTTTATCAATCCGTTATTAAAAGGAACTTGTGTTTCTAAAGGAGTTGATTTGGAACCACAATATCCATGTTTTATCGTAAAAAGAGAACAGCTTTTAATTTCGCTTTCATCAATTGATTTTTCTTTTATTATGGAAGAAAACATCAGTGAGATTTTCGGTTTATTCCACGAATTCAAAATCAAAGTAAACTTAATTCAGAACTCTGCCATTAGTTTCTCTGTTTGTGTAGAAGATAAATTTGGAAATTTCCCAGAATTGAATGCGATTCTTTCTAAAAAATTCAAAGTAGAATACAGCGAAAATGTAACCTTATATACCATTCGTCACTTTACAGAAGAAGCTGCCCAGACGGTTGAAGCGAATAAAGAAGTTTTATTGAAACAAGTTAGCCGCGAAACCATGCAGATTGTGACGAAAGAATTAATCTAA